From the genome of Spinacia oleracea cultivar Varoflay chromosome 2, BTI_SOV_V1, whole genome shotgun sequence, one region includes:
- the LOC110806043 gene encoding putative glycine-rich cell wall structural protein 1: MARLKSIALLIALLVATSAVLSESRIARKDLGLDLGGVGLGLGLGLGVGGGSGSGAGAGAGSGSGGSSSSSSSSSSSSSSGGGGGGAGSEAGSYAGSRAGSGSRSRGGGRGGGGGGGGGGGGGGGGGDGSGQGSGYGHGEGGGYGRGGGYGDDDGGY, from the coding sequence ATGGCTCGTCTAAAATCTATTGCATTACTCATTGCCCTACTCGTTGCCACTTCTGCGGTATTGAGTGAGAGTAGGATTGCAAGGAAGGACTTGGGTTTAGACCTTGGTGGTGTAGGGTTAGGGTTGGGACTAGGGTTGGGTGTCGGTGGAGGGTCGGGCTCTGGAGCCGGTGCTGGTGCTGGTTCTGGGTCCGGTGGATCGAGTTCTAGTTCTAGCTCTTCTTCATCTAGCTCAAGCTCgggtggaggtggaggtggtGCAGGATCTGAAGCTGGCTCCTATGCCGGTTCACGTGCTGGTTCTGGGTCAAGATCACGAGGTGGTGGTCGTGGGGGAGGtggcggaggtggtggtggtggtggaggaggTGGTGGCGGCGGTGATGGTTCAGGGCAAGGGAGTGGTTATGGACATGGTGAAGGTGGTGGGTATGGACGTGGTGGAGGGTATGGCGATGATGATGGTGGGTACTAA